In Mercurialis annua linkage group LG5, ddMerAnnu1.2, whole genome shotgun sequence, a single genomic region encodes these proteins:
- the LOC126681875 gene encoding uncharacterized protein LOC126681875, with product MYVGHGREPTIILEAIASHDLRTWHAFLGLSGSHNDINVLDRSFVFSELAEGRSHPANYSINGHEYSMGYYLADGIYLSWSTLVKTIPYPQSHKHRQFAAAHESIRKDVERAFGVLQSRFAIVRGPARFWHGEILKDIMKACITLHNMIIEDERHAKNLDFKYDAFDAVLNISVSHDHTAELLEFIQRNSCTGNLGGLLTRKMKVVQTGNLTTCIDELLVSGG from the exons ATGTATGTTGGCCATGGTCGCGAACCAACTATAATTCTTGAAGCTATAGCCTCCCATGATCTTCGGACATGGCATGCATTCCTTGGACTTTCAGGATCACATAATGATATAAATGTTTTAGATCGATCTTTTGTATTTTCAGAACTCGCCGAAGGACGATCTCATCCCGCCAACTATTCAATCAATGGTCATGAGTATTCAATGGGATATTACCTTGCTGATGGTATTTATCTTTCATGGTCAACATTAGTGAAAACAATTCCGTATCCACAAAGTCATAAGCACAGACAATTTGCTGCAGCTCACGAGTCAATAAGAAAAGATGTTGAACGAGCGTTTGGAGTATTGCAATCAAGGTTTGCCATAGTGCGTGGACCGGCACGTTTTTGGCATGGGGAAATTCTAAAAGATATTATGAAAGCTTGCATCACATTACATAATATGATTATTGAAGATGAAAGGCATgctaaaaatttagattttaagTATGATGCATTTGATGCCGTTCTGAATATTTCAGTTTCGCATGACCATACAGCAGAGCTATTGGAGTTCATTCAAC GAAATAGTTGCACAGGTAACTTAGGTGGATTGTTAACTcgaaaaatgaaagttgtacAG ACAGGCAATTTAACTACATGTATTGATGAACTACTTGTGAGTGGCGGGtaa